One genomic window of Candidatus Effluviviaceae Genus I sp. includes the following:
- a CDS encoding DUF362 domain-containing protein gives MGGTRARVAVVRCADYDPERVGRAVAEAVELLGGMSRFVRPGERVLLKPNLLSAKAPERAITTHPEIVGAVAALVRAAGGVPSIGDSPGGAIRGVERVWRNTGMLELSERMGVPLVCFEASGSREVRGALRSYMIARPALEADAVLNIAKMKTHVLTMYTGCVKNMFGVIPGFLKSRLHSAAPRPVPFARHIVDVHCLVRPRLNVLDAVVAMEGDGPSGGRPRQVGAILAGEDAVAVDAVAAAMMGLGEGSVPTLRVAAERGLGAAALADIEVVGADPSSFDLSGFALPRTAFMNLIPDFVVRALEPWIWVCPEMSKAWGCRGEACRLCARSCPVGAIAMKDGAPVVSRKACVECLCCHEVCPEHAVRVRLSWLARRFA, from the coding sequence ATGGGCGGGACACGGGCGCGCGTCGCCGTCGTCCGGTGCGCGGACTACGACCCGGAGCGCGTCGGCCGCGCCGTGGCCGAGGCCGTCGAGCTTCTCGGGGGCATGTCGCGCTTCGTGCGCCCCGGCGAGCGCGTGCTCCTCAAGCCCAACCTGCTCTCCGCGAAGGCCCCCGAACGGGCCATCACGACCCATCCGGAGATCGTCGGCGCGGTCGCGGCGCTCGTCCGCGCCGCGGGGGGCGTCCCGTCGATCGGCGACAGCCCCGGCGGCGCCATCCGAGGCGTCGAGCGGGTCTGGCGCAACACGGGCATGCTCGAGCTCTCCGAGCGGATGGGCGTCCCGCTCGTCTGCTTCGAGGCCTCCGGATCGCGCGAGGTGCGCGGGGCGCTCCGCTCCTACATGATCGCGCGGCCGGCGCTTGAGGCCGACGCCGTGCTCAACATCGCGAAGATGAAGACACACGTGCTCACGATGTACACGGGCTGTGTGAAGAACATGTTCGGCGTCATCCCCGGCTTCCTGAAGAGCAGGCTCCACAGCGCCGCCCCGCGCCCGGTCCCGTTCGCGCGTCACATCGTGGACGTGCACTGCCTGGTGCGGCCGCGGCTCAACGTGCTCGACGCGGTGGTCGCGATGGAGGGCGACGGCCCGTCCGGCGGGCGTCCGAGGCAGGTGGGCGCGATCCTCGCCGGCGAGGACGCCGTCGCGGTGGACGCGGTGGCGGCCGCGATGATGGGCCTCGGCGAGGGGAGCGTCCCGACGCTCCGCGTCGCCGCCGAGCGGGGACTCGGCGCGGCGGCCCTCGCGGACATCGAGGTGGTCGGCGCGGACCCGTCGTCCTTCGACCTCTCGGGCTTCGCGCTCCCGCGCACGGCCTTCATGAACCTCATCCCGGACTTCGTCGTCCGCGCGCTCGAGCCCTGGATCTGGGTGTGCCCCGAGATGTCGAAGGCGTGGGGTTGCAGGGGAGAGGCGTGCAGGCTCTGCGCGCGGAGCTGCCCGGTCGGAGCGATCGCGATGAAGGACGGCGCGCCGGTCGTGTCGCGGAAGGCGTGCGTCGAGTGCCTGTGCTGCCACGAGGTGTGCCCCGAGCACGCCGTTCGCGTGAGGCTGTCGTGGCTGGCGAGGAGGTTCGCGTGA
- a CDS encoding helix-hairpin-helix domain-containing protein, giving the protein MASRRVDPSLMAPESGPLPDSVAAVAPAAEPPAWPVDVNRATAEELEALPGIGPARAAAIVALRERRGGLGSLEDLLDVKGIGPKTLERLRPFAVAGSRADSSRGAGAGTAPGEGRT; this is encoded by the coding sequence ATGGCGTCGCGTCGCGTCGACCCGTCGCTCATGGCCCCGGAGAGCGGACCGCTCCCCGACAGCGTCGCCGCGGTCGCTCCCGCCGCCGAGCCGCCGGCGTGGCCCGTCGACGTCAACCGGGCGACCGCCGAGGAACTGGAGGCGCTTCCCGGCATCGGGCCGGCCAGGGCGGCGGCGATCGTCGCGCTGCGCGAGCGCAGGGGCGGCCTTGGCTCGCTCGAGGACCTGCTCGACGTGAAGGGCATCGGGCCGAAGACGCTCGAGCGTCTTCGGCCCTTCGCGGTCGCCGGCTCCCGAGCGGACTCGTCGCGCGGCGCGGGGGCGGGAACCGCGCCGGGGGAGGGCAGGACGTGA
- the obgE gene encoding GTPase ObgE yields the protein MLIDTATIQVRAGNGGNGCLAFRREKFVPHGGPSGGDGGRGGDVIIEASEGRSTLVDFHYRRHYRAESGRHGSGATKTGRDGEGILLKVPVGTLVKDRDTGEVLADLDAPGKRVVAAKGGRGGRGNARFATPIEQAPTRHEPGVPGEERTIDLELKLIADVGIVGLPNAGKSTLLSRISSAKPRIGDYPFTTLSPVLGLVRYGDDGSFVAADLPGLIEGAHEGKGLGLRFLRHVERTRVLVILLDASSEDLAGDYDTLVNELASYGKGLAEKRRIVVLNKMDLVPGGTPRARFGGEEVLAISALRGEGLDRLRHAVGGLLESVGAS from the coding sequence ATGCTGATCGACACCGCGACCATCCAGGTGCGCGCGGGCAACGGCGGGAACGGCTGCCTGGCGTTCCGTCGCGAGAAGTTCGTGCCGCACGGCGGTCCGAGCGGCGGCGACGGCGGCCGAGGCGGCGACGTCATCATCGAGGCGTCCGAGGGGCGATCCACGCTCGTCGACTTCCACTACAGGAGGCACTACCGGGCCGAGAGCGGCCGGCACGGCAGCGGCGCGACGAAGACCGGGCGCGACGGCGAGGGGATCCTGCTCAAGGTGCCGGTCGGCACGCTCGTCAAGGACCGCGACACGGGCGAGGTGCTTGCCGACCTCGACGCCCCGGGCAAGCGCGTCGTCGCGGCGAAGGGCGGCCGCGGGGGCCGCGGGAACGCGCGTTTCGCGACGCCCATCGAGCAGGCGCCGACGCGGCACGAGCCCGGCGTCCCCGGCGAGGAGCGGACGATCGATCTCGAGCTCAAGCTCATCGCCGACGTCGGGATCGTCGGGCTGCCGAACGCGGGGAAGTCCACGCTGCTCTCGAGGATCTCGTCGGCGAAGCCGAGGATCGGCGACTACCCCTTCACGACGCTGAGCCCGGTGCTGGGGCTCGTGCGCTACGGCGACGACGGGAGCTTCGTCGCGGCGGACCTGCCCGGCCTCATCGAGGGCGCGCACGAGGGCAAGGGGCTCGGGCTTCGGTTCCTGAGGCACGTCGAGCGGACCCGCGTGCTCGTCATCCTGCTGGACGCCTCGAGCGAGGATCTCGCGGGCGACTACGACACGCTCGTCAACGAGCTCGCGAGCTACGGCAAGGGTCTGGCGGAGAAGCGGCGCATCGTGGTGCTGAACAAGATGGACCTCGTCCCCGGCGGAACGCCGCGCGCGCGGTTCGGCGGGGAGGAGGTGCTGGCGATCTCGGCGCTCAGGGGCGAGGGCCTCGACAGACTGCGGCACGCGGTCGGGGGGCTTCTCGAGAGCGTCGGAGCTTCGTGA
- the rsmD gene encoding 16S rRNA (guanine(966)-N(2))-methyltransferase RsmD: MRVIAGRLRGRRIDAPAGRLVRPTYDRVRESVFGILGDRVDGARVLDLFAGSGALGIECLSRGAASVTFVERDREALAALRRNLEALGIAGLAVVAPCDALRFLGRGAGRARFDLVFVDPPYGSGLAGEALGRLGPWDGLAPGALVVVEHASGDRPDEGEGGLVHERTERYGSTEVSFFRGVGEGEREAL; encoded by the coding sequence ATGAGGGTCATCGCCGGCAGGCTCAGAGGACGGCGGATCGACGCCCCGGCCGGACGGCTCGTGCGGCCGACGTACGACCGCGTGAGGGAGTCCGTCTTCGGCATCCTCGGCGACCGCGTCGATGGAGCGCGCGTGCTGGACCTGTTCGCCGGCTCCGGGGCGCTCGGCATCGAGTGCCTCTCCCGGGGGGCCGCCTCGGTCACCTTCGTGGAGCGGGACCGCGAGGCGCTCGCGGCGCTTCGGAGGAACCTCGAGGCGCTCGGCATCGCCGGGCTCGCGGTCGTCGCCCCGTGCGACGCGCTGCGGTTCCTCGGCCGGGGCGCCGGGCGGGCGCGATTCGATCTCGTGTTCGTGGACCCGCCGTACGGGAGCGGCCTGGCGGGCGAGGCGCTCGGCCGGCTGGGCCCGTGGGACGGGCTCGCGCCCGGAGCGCTCGTCGTCGTCGAGCACGCGAGCGGCGACCGCCCGGACGAAGGCGAAGGCGGGCTCGTGCACGAGCGGACGGAGCGCTACGGCTCCACCGAGGTGAGCTTCTTCCGCGGTGTGGGCGAAGGAGAGAGGGAGGCGCTGTGA
- the dprA gene encoding DNA-protecting protein DprA gives MEEREAALAIACTPGIGPATASELLSVFGSHGAVVDAALGRAASGPLLPAEIASPIAATVASGRHLADLADAARAGARFAVPGDPDYPAVLAEIARAPIGIFVAGAALAGLLPAVAIVGTRAPTPRGVAFARALASDLVRAGLAVVSGLARGIDTAAHRGALDAGGRTVAVLGCGLAAEPYPPENAGLAPEIATSGGAVVSEFSPMQEARPAAFPQRNRIISGLSAGVVVVEAGTRSGALITAARALEQGREVFAVPGPVDEPQSRGPHGLLRRGARLVESVEDVLDELDAAWGPFGRAGAAERARSAGSGAEAGSAPAVGGPAGRVAAALSMTPLSPGEIAVRLGEPVERVLSCLLALELEGLASPAPGGRYVRGRR, from the coding sequence GTGGAGGAGAGGGAAGCGGCCCTGGCGATCGCGTGCACGCCGGGCATCGGTCCGGCGACCGCGTCGGAGCTTCTGAGCGTCTTCGGATCGCACGGAGCCGTCGTTGACGCGGCGCTCGGGCGGGCGGCCTCCGGGCCGCTGTTGCCGGCGGAGATCGCGTCGCCGATCGCGGCGACCGTCGCCTCGGGGCGGCACCTTGCCGACCTGGCGGACGCGGCGCGCGCCGGCGCGAGGTTCGCCGTGCCCGGCGATCCGGACTACCCGGCGGTGCTGGCCGAGATCGCCCGCGCGCCGATCGGGATCTTCGTTGCGGGGGCTGCGCTGGCCGGGCTGCTCCCCGCGGTCGCGATCGTCGGGACGCGCGCGCCGACGCCGCGCGGCGTGGCGTTCGCGCGGGCTCTGGCCTCCGACCTCGTCAGGGCCGGGCTCGCCGTCGTGAGCGGGCTCGCCCGGGGCATCGACACCGCCGCGCATCGCGGGGCGCTGGACGCCGGCGGTCGAACGGTCGCGGTGCTCGGCTGTGGCCTTGCGGCCGAGCCGTACCCGCCCGAGAACGCGGGGCTCGCGCCGGAGATCGCCACGTCCGGCGGCGCGGTCGTCTCCGAGTTCTCGCCGATGCAGGAGGCGCGGCCGGCGGCGTTTCCGCAGAGGAACAGGATCATCTCGGGGCTTTCGGCCGGCGTGGTCGTCGTCGAGGCCGGCACGAGGAGCGGCGCGCTGATCACGGCCGCCCGGGCCCTCGAGCAGGGACGGGAGGTCTTCGCGGTCCCCGGGCCGGTGGACGAGCCGCAGTCGAGGGGGCCGCACGGGCTTCTGCGGCGCGGCGCGCGACTGGTTGAGAGCGTCGAGGACGTGCTCGACGAGCTCGACGCGGCGTGGGGGCCGTTCGGGCGGGCGGGAGCGGCGGAGCGCGCGCGGTCCGCGGGGAGTGGGGCGGAAGCTGGGAGCGCGCCGGCGGTCGGTGGGCCGGCCGGGCGTGTGGCAGCGGCCCTCTCGATGACGCCGCTCTCGCCCGGCGAGATCGCTGTGAGGCTCGGCGAGCCTGTCGAGCGCGTGCTGTCGTGCCTGCTCGCGCTCGAGCTCGAGGGTCTTGCGTCGCCGGCGCCGGGCGGGAGGTACGTGCGCGGCCGCCGGTGA
- a CDS encoding PAS domain S-box protein — protein sequence MTENSRLNRTIATARLLVAVMVVLIAVGSRGAIPIRPPVAIALAATAISVAWVLWARTGRAAALLIGAQFAVDVGLIALLARFTGGLDSPFRLLYLVPVISAATRLGSRAGNTIAVLAVLTYLGLIPAGPAPWAYLMQPGAFAEVTVLVVSLLLVATLVGQVSLRAAVGEKDLAHALSQLSIANLRMTNVVASIRSGVIIADAQGRVVALNRAGEDVLGMRADEVVGRDYRVAFAEAPAFCERLASTLEAGRPETRAEFFVRQPGGRSVPVGLTTSVIRDDAGADRGVIAVFQDLTEARRLEERSRHDERLAALGEFAAGLAHEIRNPLNVIKGSVDMLRESARPSAEDAKLFDLVSREVDRLNRLVNDVLLYGRMESGERQRLRLDELVGEVATLARNHPSYRPDIALETGAADRVEGHANPEQMKRVLLNLVVNALEAIEGRGRVRILAVPRAEFRSHGLEGDPEAEVALVVEDTGSGIAAERRAQIFQPFDTSKQGGTGLGLAIVDKIVRAHGGRIALASEVGRGSRFVVYLPH from the coding sequence GTGACGGAGAACTCCCGTCTCAACAGGACCATCGCCACCGCGCGTCTCCTCGTCGCCGTGATGGTGGTCCTCATCGCCGTCGGGTCGCGCGGCGCGATCCCGATCCGTCCGCCCGTCGCCATCGCGCTCGCGGCGACCGCGATCTCTGTCGCCTGGGTCCTGTGGGCGAGGACCGGGCGCGCGGCCGCGCTCCTCATCGGCGCGCAGTTCGCGGTCGACGTCGGGCTCATCGCGCTCCTCGCGCGCTTCACGGGCGGCCTCGACAGCCCGTTCCGTCTGCTCTACCTCGTGCCGGTCATCTCAGCCGCCACGCGGCTCGGCTCCCGGGCCGGCAACACGATCGCCGTGCTCGCCGTGCTCACGTACCTGGGGCTCATCCCCGCGGGCCCGGCGCCGTGGGCGTACCTGATGCAGCCAGGGGCGTTCGCCGAGGTCACGGTGCTCGTCGTCTCGCTCCTGCTCGTCGCCACGCTCGTGGGCCAGGTCAGCCTGCGGGCGGCCGTCGGCGAGAAGGACCTGGCCCACGCGCTCTCGCAGCTCTCGATCGCGAACCTGAGGATGACGAACGTCGTCGCGAGCATCCGAAGCGGCGTCATCATCGCCGACGCGCAGGGCCGCGTCGTCGCGCTCAACCGCGCGGGCGAGGACGTGCTTGGGATGAGGGCCGACGAGGTGGTCGGGAGGGACTACCGCGTGGCGTTCGCCGAGGCCCCGGCCTTCTGCGAGCGTCTTGCCTCGACGCTCGAGGCGGGGCGGCCGGAGACGCGCGCCGAGTTCTTCGTCAGGCAGCCCGGGGGCCGCAGCGTGCCCGTCGGGCTCACGACCTCGGTGATCAGGGACGACGCCGGGGCGGACCGGGGCGTGATCGCCGTGTTCCAGGACCTCACCGAGGCGCGCAGGCTCGAGGAGAGGTCCCGGCACGACGAGAGACTCGCCGCGCTGGGCGAGTTCGCGGCGGGGCTCGCTCACGAGATCCGGAACCCGCTCAACGTGATCAAGGGGTCCGTGGACATGCTCCGCGAGAGCGCGCGCCCGTCGGCGGAGGACGCGAAGCTCTTTGACCTGGTCTCTCGGGAGGTGGACCGACTGAACCGGCTCGTCAACGACGTGCTGCTCTACGGTCGGATGGAGTCCGGCGAGCGGCAGCGGCTCAGGCTGGACGAGCTCGTCGGCGAGGTGGCGACGCTGGCCAGGAACCACCCGAGCTACCGCCCGGACATCGCGCTCGAGACGGGCGCGGCCGACCGCGTCGAGGGGCACGCGAACCCGGAGCAGATGAAGCGGGTTCTTCTCAATCTCGTGGTGAACGCGCTCGAGGCCATCGAGGGACGCGGGCGCGTCCGGATCCTCGCCGTCCCGAGGGCGGAGTTTCGGTCGCACGGGCTCGAGGGCGACCCGGAGGCCGAGGTGGCCCTCGTCGTCGAGGACACGGGGTCGGGCATTGCCGCGGAGCGGCGCGCGCAGATCTTCCAGCCGTTCGACACGTCGAAGCAGGGCGGCACGGGCCTCGGCCTTGCGATCGTCGACAAGATCGTGCGCGCGCACGGCGGCCGGATCGCGCTGGCCAGCGAGGTCGGGCGCGGCAGCAGGTTCGTCGTGTACCTCCCGCACTGA
- the coaD gene encoding pantetheine-phosphate adenylyltransferase, which produces MRTALYPGTFDPITNGHLDLIRRARKLFDRIVVAVGTGRAKTPMFSERERLALVRDAVKGMDGVEAVVFSGLLVDVAARLQSVAIIRGLREVSDFEYEFQMALMNRRLAADVETVFLMPSERFTYIDSTVVKEVGLLGGSVDGLVPPAVERALAARRKRTVGRATRGGKGRTRRG; this is translated from the coding sequence GTGAGAACGGCTCTCTATCCAGGCACGTTCGATCCGATCACCAACGGGCACCTCGACCTCATCCGCAGGGCGCGGAAGCTCTTCGACCGAATCGTCGTGGCCGTCGGGACGGGCCGGGCGAAGACGCCGATGTTCTCCGAGCGGGAGCGTCTCGCGCTCGTGCGCGACGCCGTGAAGGGCATGGACGGCGTCGAGGCCGTCGTCTTCTCGGGGCTTCTCGTCGACGTCGCGGCGCGGCTTCAGTCGGTCGCGATCATCCGGGGGCTCCGCGAGGTCTCGGACTTCGAGTACGAGTTCCAGATGGCGCTCATGAACCGGCGATTGGCCGCCGACGTGGAGACCGTGTTCCTCATGCCGAGCGAGCGCTTCACGTACATCGACTCGACGGTCGTGAAGGAGGTCGGGCTCCTGGGCGGAAGCGTGGACGGCCTCGTGCCGCCGGCGGTCGAGCGGGCGCTCGCGGCGAGGCGGAAGCGGACGGTGGGGAGGGCGACGCGTGGCGGGAAGGGACGGACGCGGCGCGGTTGA
- a CDS encoding lysophospholipid acyltransferase family protein, translating to MAGARGSSGRRYPTLTHRLEYAAVRAAQAVICALPAGVARESGAALGDLAFSVVRARRGVATRQIAEALGPGMPQREVERIAREAYRNFGRMTFEYARFPRLTKRAIEATVSVTGEEHLKDALAGGKGAILVAAHFGNWEVAATLAATGYPVSFLVGEQHNTLVDGLMNRLRQGLGVETVPLSRSLRGVFRALRANRIVAMLSDQDAGRTGIFVEFLGRPASTPYGPARFALAAGAPLLPGVAVRHPRGRHELVIAPRIPAPPAGTAPDDAARLLTQGYTRVFEEFIRRHPDHYFWMHRRWKTRRDGSRDT from the coding sequence ATGGCTGGCGCTCGCGGCAGCAGCGGACGGCGATACCCGACGCTGACGCACCGTCTCGAGTACGCCGCGGTTCGCGCGGCGCAGGCCGTCATCTGTGCGCTCCCGGCGGGGGTCGCGCGGGAGAGCGGGGCCGCGCTGGGGGACCTCGCATTCTCGGTCGTTCGCGCGCGGCGGGGCGTGGCGACGCGACAGATCGCCGAGGCGCTCGGCCCCGGCATGCCGCAGCGTGAGGTCGAGCGCATCGCCCGCGAGGCCTACCGCAACTTCGGGCGCATGACCTTCGAGTACGCGCGGTTCCCGAGGCTCACGAAGCGGGCCATCGAGGCGACCGTGAGCGTGACGGGGGAGGAGCACCTGAAGGATGCCCTCGCCGGCGGGAAGGGCGCGATCCTCGTCGCCGCGCACTTCGGCAACTGGGAGGTCGCGGCGACCCTCGCCGCAACGGGCTACCCCGTCTCGTTCCTCGTCGGGGAGCAGCACAACACGCTGGTGGACGGCCTCATGAACCGGCTCCGGCAGGGCCTCGGGGTGGAGACCGTTCCCCTGAGCCGGAGTCTGAGGGGCGTCTTCCGGGCCCTTCGGGCGAACAGGATCGTCGCCATGCTGTCCGACCAGGATGCCGGGAGGACGGGCATCTTCGTGGAGTTCCTCGGGCGGCCGGCCTCGACGCCGTACGGGCCCGCGCGGTTCGCGCTCGCCGCGGGCGCACCGCTCCTTCCAGGGGTGGCCGTCAGGCACCCGCGCGGACGCCACGAGCTCGTCATCGCCCCGCGCATCCCGGCGCCCCCGGCAGGCACGGCGCCCGACGACGCGGCGAGACTCCTCACGCAGGGCTACACGCGCGTCTTCGAGGAGTTCATCCGCCGTCACCCGGATCACTACTTCTGGATGCACCGCAGGTGGAAGACGAGGCGCGACGGAAGCCGCGACACCTGA
- a CDS encoding sigma-54-dependent Fis family transcriptional regulator, producing the protein MSQGRILIVDDEDSIREYLSMMLEREGYDVVATADGKKALRVQSQEAFDVVITDIQLKGMSGIEVLGAIREQDPALPVIIVTGHASQESAIEALNLGAFYYLLKPVSNDELKQVVRNALEMRRLKEENVELERALHPSGERAIVGTSEGMTSVFDIVDRVARTSSTVLLYGESGTGKELVARAVHARSARAQGRFVSINCGALPETLLESELFGHVKGSFTGAIRDKRGLFVVAEGGTFFLDEVSETSPAIQVKLLRVLQEREVVPVGGTKPTQVDVRVIAATNAELEKLIREGKFRADLYYRLNVIPIRIPPLRERRDDVPLLVRHFLERFTGGAKSVSDDAMEILVGYDWPGNVRELENVIERAVILARDKTITAADLNISIFPERLRKRAAAAGPAESGLGVSGLTLDEVERRYLIQTLEETGWKKKQAADVLGINPSTLYRKLQRYGMADRAEED; encoded by the coding sequence ATGTCACAGGGACGCATACTGATCGTCGACGACGAGGACAGCATCAGGGAGTACCTCTCGATGATGCTGGAGCGCGAGGGCTACGACGTCGTCGCGACCGCGGACGGGAAGAAGGCCCTGAGGGTCCAGTCGCAGGAGGCCTTCGACGTCGTGATCACCGACATCCAGCTCAAGGGCATGAGCGGGATCGAGGTCCTCGGGGCGATCAGGGAGCAGGACCCGGCGCTTCCCGTCATCATCGTGACGGGGCACGCGTCGCAGGAGTCCGCGATCGAGGCGCTCAACCTGGGAGCGTTCTACTACCTTCTCAAACCCGTCTCGAACGACGAGCTCAAGCAGGTCGTGCGGAACGCGCTCGAGATGCGGCGCCTCAAGGAGGAGAACGTCGAGCTCGAGCGGGCGCTCCACCCGAGCGGCGAGCGCGCGATCGTGGGCACGAGCGAGGGGATGACCTCGGTGTTCGACATCGTGGACCGCGTCGCGCGGACGTCGAGCACGGTGCTCCTCTACGGGGAGAGCGGCACGGGGAAGGAGCTCGTCGCGCGGGCCGTCCACGCGCGCAGCGCGAGGGCGCAGGGCCGGTTCGTGTCGATCAACTGCGGCGCGCTGCCCGAGACGCTGCTCGAGAGCGAGCTCTTCGGGCACGTGAAGGGATCGTTCACGGGAGCGATCCGCGACAAGCGGGGGCTCTTCGTCGTCGCCGAGGGAGGCACGTTCTTCCTCGACGAGGTGAGCGAGACGTCGCCGGCCATCCAGGTCAAGCTCCTGCGCGTCCTTCAGGAGCGCGAGGTGGTGCCCGTCGGAGGCACCAAGCCGACGCAGGTGGACGTGCGCGTCATCGCCGCGACGAACGCCGAGCTCGAGAAGCTCATTCGCGAGGGGAAGTTCCGGGCGGACCTCTACTACCGCCTCAACGTCATCCCGATCCGGATCCCGCCGCTGCGCGAGCGTCGGGACGACGTCCCGCTCCTGGTCCGGCACTTCCTCGAGCGGTTCACCGGTGGGGCGAAGAGCGTGAGCGACGACGCCATGGAGATCCTCGTGGGCTACGACTGGCCGGGCAACGTGAGGGAGCTCGAGAACGTCATCGAGCGCGCCGTCATCCTGGCGAGGGACAAGACCATCACGGCGGCCGACCTCAACATCTCGATCTTCCCCGAGCGGCTCCGGAAGCGCGCGGCGGCTGCCGGGCCCGCGGAATCGGGTCTCGGCGTGTCCGGTCTCACGCTCGACGAGGTCGAGCGGCGCTACCTCATCCAGACGCTCGAGGAGACGGGCTGGAAGAAGAAGCAGGCGGCGGACGTTCTGGGCATCAACCCATCCACGCTGTACAGGAAGCTCCAGCGGTACGGGATGGCGGACAGGGCGGAGGAGGACTAG
- a CDS encoding FAD-binding protein: protein MAGRDGRGAVDARLLAELRRAAGGSMSARLEDRICYSMDATDLRALPDAVVWPRSTEEAAAVVRVASRRGCPVVARGAGTGYTGGCLPVAGGVVVSTERMNRVVLLDPARRLAVVEPGVVNAEVDARAAAFGLSYPPDPASLKVSTIGGNVAEGAGGPRTVLHGVTRDYVVGLECVLADGTVITTGLLAGAGEGGWDAAPILVGSEGTLAVVTKVALRLVERPAAYATYWVEFPSLDAAARTVAEVIASGLSVSVLELLDAGTLASALEHASGARPATVPEAALLVELEGDPAAFAAAARRVRDAAVRHGASAFREAASQAERDDIWKLRRSVSPALARLSGGKINEDIAVPRSAIPAFVRAMREIGESLGLSVLAFGHAGDGNLHVNVMVERSDPEQMARARAAVSRLFAAALALGGTLSGEHGIGITKAEHLASELGPAALGLTRAVKRALDPGGTLNPDKILTDRPNPWWTGPPRAAEGERGGGTDRHTC from the coding sequence GTGGCGGGAAGGGACGGACGCGGCGCGGTTGACGCGCGGCTTCTTGCCGAGCTGCGACGCGCGGCGGGCGGCTCGATGTCGGCGCGGCTCGAGGACCGCATCTGCTACTCCATGGACGCCACGGACCTCAGGGCGCTTCCGGACGCCGTCGTGTGGCCGCGGTCGACCGAGGAGGCGGCCGCGGTCGTCCGTGTCGCGTCGCGTCGCGGCTGCCCCGTCGTGGCCCGCGGGGCCGGCACCGGCTACACGGGCGGCTGCCTGCCCGTCGCCGGCGGCGTGGTCGTCTCCACCGAGAGGATGAACCGCGTGGTGCTGCTCGACCCGGCCCGCAGGCTGGCCGTCGTGGAGCCGGGCGTCGTCAACGCGGAGGTCGACGCGCGGGCGGCGGCGTTCGGGCTGTCGTACCCGCCGGATCCTGCGAGCCTCAAGGTCTCCACGATCGGGGGCAACGTCGCCGAGGGCGCCGGCGGCCCGCGGACCGTGTTGCACGGCGTCACGCGCGACTACGTCGTCGGGCTCGAGTGCGTCCTCGCCGACGGCACGGTGATCACGACCGGCCTCCTCGCCGGCGCGGGCGAGGGCGGCTGGGACGCGGCCCCGATCCTCGTGGGCTCCGAGGGCACGCTCGCCGTCGTGACGAAGGTCGCGCTCCGGCTCGTCGAGCGGCCGGCCGCGTACGCGACGTACTGGGTGGAGTTCCCGTCCCTCGACGCCGCCGCGCGCACCGTCGCGGAGGTGATCGCCTCGGGGCTTTCGGTCAGCGTGCTCGAGCTTCTGGACGCCGGCACCCTCGCGAGCGCGCTCGAGCACGCGAGCGGCGCCCGGCCGGCGACCGTGCCCGAGGCCGCGCTCCTCGTCGAGCTCGAGGGTGACCCGGCAGCGTTCGCCGCGGCGGCGCGCCGCGTGCGGGATGCGGCCGTGCGGCACGGCGCGTCCGCTTTCCGCGAGGCGGCGTCGCAGGCCGAGCGCGACGACATCTGGAAGCTCAGGCGGTCGGTGTCCCCCGCGCTCGCGCGGCTCTCGGGCGGCAAGATCAACGAGGACATCGCCGTGCCGCGGAGCGCGATCCCCGCGTTCGTGCGCGCCATGCGGGAGATCGGCGAGTCGCTCGGTCTGTCGGTCCTCGCGTTCGGTCACGCCGGCGACGGCAACCTCCACGTCAACGTGATGGTCGAGCGCTCCGACCCCGAGCAGATGGCGCGCGCCCGGGCGGCGGTGTCGCGGCTCTTCGCGGCGGCGCTCGCGCTCGGAGGCACGCTCTCCGGCGAGCACGGGATCGGGATCACGAAGGCCGAGCATCTTGCGAGCGAGCTCGGCCCGGCGGCGCTCGGCCTCACGCGGGCCGTGAAGCGCGCGCTCGACCCGGGCGGGACGCTGAACCCCGACAAGATCCTCACCGACCGACCCAACCCCTGGTGGACCGGCCCCCCCCGGGCGGCCGAGGGGGAGCGGGGAGGCGGCACGGACCGGCACACATGCTGA